The Meriones unguiculatus strain TT.TT164.6M chromosome 6, Bangor_MerUng_6.1, whole genome shotgun sequence genome has a window encoding:
- the LOC110555288 gene encoding uncharacterized protein LOC110555288 isoform X2, translated as MPRAKERKQKPKGAPEPVIPVLQKFLKTYQKHCIQTRTSMCPTIRRDLKSSMDTEKVLRKFMLVRAGDFETSRRRVSLEPLLMTIREENYTLGRELCIWGLQLTNQEIARLALFLEQKVYTTCPLTTLEILDCKMDLWSLRRLGQALKFSSLHFLVLDYCKFGHEELENIFSGLESNQRLRGLSLRYCGLGPQSGPKLGSVISQSAICDLRLDGNYLQCSGALALLRPIADYAELQQKNKPALPSSHAGSAPQLPQVHRGGNSSLSQIAKSFEALTVKKTSQKKRRKRGIRKTVKTLMEAGPWVVALHLADNCIDGTGKDGEQLLELTQALTCLIQYSTHLREIDLGNNVLGEMATVDILEALRARKTGKLPSLKITVTARISSETFRAIWKLSKKSKTGKKKKKVKI; from the exons ATGCCAAgagcaaaggaaagaaaacagaaacccaaagggGCTCCCGAACCGGTGATTCCCGTTCTTCAGAAGTTCTTGAAGACATACCAGAAGCATTGCATACAGACTCGGACCTCCATGTGTCCCACCATCCGAAGGGACCTGAAGAGCAGTATGGACACAGAGAAGGTCCTCAGGAAG TTCATGCTTGTAAGAGCCGGCGACTTCGAGACGAGCCGACGACGCGTCTCCCTGGAGCCTTTGCTAATGACCATCCGCGAGGAAAACTACACGCTGGGCAGGGAGCTGTGCATCTGGGGCCTCCAGCTGACCAACCAGGAGATCGCCAGACTT GCTTTGTTTCTGGAGCAGAAGGTGTACACAACCTGCCCACTCACCACCTTGGAAATCCTGGACTGCAAGATGGATCTGTGGTCCCTGAGGCGGCTTGGGCAGGCGCTGAAATTCAGCAGCTTGCATTTCCTGGTCCTCGATTACTGCAA GTTTGGACATGAAGAACTTGAGAATATCTTCTCGGGCCTGGAGAGCAACCAAAGGCTCCGAGGCCTCAGTCTGCGCTACTGTGGGCTGGGGCCCCAGAGTGGGCCAAAGCTGGGCTCTGTCATCAGCCAGAGCGCCATTTG cgATCTGCGCCTGGATGGAAATTATTTGCAGTGTTCTGGAGCTCTGGCTCTCCTTAGACCCATAGCAGACTATGCAGAGTTGCAGCAAAAGAACAAGCCTGCCTTGCCATCATCACATGCTGGAAGTGCCCCTCAGCTTCCCCAAG tgcACAGGGGAGGAAACTCAAGTCTGAGCCAGATTGCGAAATCTTTCGAAGCTTTAACAGTGAAAAAGACCtcacagaagaaaaggaggaaaagag GAATCAGGAAAACAGTTAAAACCTTGATGGAAGCCGGCCCTTGGGTAGTGGCGCTGCATCTGGCAGATAACTGCATAGACGGGACGGGAAAGGATGGAGAGCAGCTGCTGGAACTCACTCAAGCTTTAACATG CCTGATCCAATATTCTACTCACTTAAGGGAAATCGACCTTGGAAACAATGTCCTGGGAGAAATGGCTACAGTTGACATCCTGGAAGCACTGAGAGCCAGAAAGACAG GTAAACTACCATCCTTAAAAATCACGGTCACTGCCCGTATCTCTTCGGAAACCTTCAGAGCTATTTGGAAACTTAGCAAGAAATCCAAGACcggtaaaaagaagaaaaag GTAAAAATCTGA
- the LOC110555288 gene encoding uncharacterized protein LOC110555288 isoform X1 has product MPRAKERKQKPKGAPEPVIPVLQKFLKTYQKHCIQTRTSMCPTIRRDLKSSMDTEKVLRKFMLVRAGDFETSRRRVSLEPLLMTIREENYTLGRELCIWGLQLTNQEIARLALFLEQKVYTTCPLTTLEILDCKMDLWSLRRLGQALKFSSLHFLVLDYCKFGHEELENIFSGLESNQRLRGLSLRYCGLGPQSGPKLGSVISQSAICDLRLDGNYLQCSGALALLRPIADYAELQQKNKPALPSSHAGSAPQLPQVHRGGNSSLSQIAKSFEALTVKKTSQKKRRKRGIRKTVKTLMEAGPWVVALHLADNCIDGTGKDGEQLLELTQALTCLIQYSTHLREIDLGNNVLGEMATVDILEALRARKTGKLPSLKITVTARISSETFRAIWKLSKKSKTGKKKKKICGNWPRLQPLFPAKCVFRQASCCRPARSLISAPRRPCCLLGDDDLHTLILHCVK; this is encoded by the exons ATGCCAAgagcaaaggaaagaaaacagaaacccaaagggGCTCCCGAACCGGTGATTCCCGTTCTTCAGAAGTTCTTGAAGACATACCAGAAGCATTGCATACAGACTCGGACCTCCATGTGTCCCACCATCCGAAGGGACCTGAAGAGCAGTATGGACACAGAGAAGGTCCTCAGGAAG TTCATGCTTGTAAGAGCCGGCGACTTCGAGACGAGCCGACGACGCGTCTCCCTGGAGCCTTTGCTAATGACCATCCGCGAGGAAAACTACACGCTGGGCAGGGAGCTGTGCATCTGGGGCCTCCAGCTGACCAACCAGGAGATCGCCAGACTT GCTTTGTTTCTGGAGCAGAAGGTGTACACAACCTGCCCACTCACCACCTTGGAAATCCTGGACTGCAAGATGGATCTGTGGTCCCTGAGGCGGCTTGGGCAGGCGCTGAAATTCAGCAGCTTGCATTTCCTGGTCCTCGATTACTGCAA GTTTGGACATGAAGAACTTGAGAATATCTTCTCGGGCCTGGAGAGCAACCAAAGGCTCCGAGGCCTCAGTCTGCGCTACTGTGGGCTGGGGCCCCAGAGTGGGCCAAAGCTGGGCTCTGTCATCAGCCAGAGCGCCATTTG cgATCTGCGCCTGGATGGAAATTATTTGCAGTGTTCTGGAGCTCTGGCTCTCCTTAGACCCATAGCAGACTATGCAGAGTTGCAGCAAAAGAACAAGCCTGCCTTGCCATCATCACATGCTGGAAGTGCCCCTCAGCTTCCCCAAG tgcACAGGGGAGGAAACTCAAGTCTGAGCCAGATTGCGAAATCTTTCGAAGCTTTAACAGTGAAAAAGACCtcacagaagaaaaggaggaaaagag GAATCAGGAAAACAGTTAAAACCTTGATGGAAGCCGGCCCTTGGGTAGTGGCGCTGCATCTGGCAGATAACTGCATAGACGGGACGGGAAAGGATGGAGAGCAGCTGCTGGAACTCACTCAAGCTTTAACATG CCTGATCCAATATTCTACTCACTTAAGGGAAATCGACCTTGGAAACAATGTCCTGGGAGAAATGGCTACAGTTGACATCCTGGAAGCACTGAGAGCCAGAAAGACAG GTAAACTACCATCCTTAAAAATCACGGTCACTGCCCGTATCTCTTCGGAAACCTTCAGAGCTATTTGGAAACTTAGCAAGAAATCCAAGACcggtaaaaagaagaaaaag ATTTGTGGAAACTGGCCCCGGCTTCAACCCCTCTTCCCTGCCAAATGCGTGTTCCGGCAGGCCTCCTGCTGTAGGCCTGCAAGGAGCCTCATCTCGGCTCCTAGGCGCCCCTGCTGCCTCTTGGGAGATGATGATTTGCACACGCTCATTCTCCACTGCGTAAAAtag